The segment CGACCATTGCCATTGCGATCATCGCCCGTTGGCGCATGCCGCCCGACATTTCGAACGGATAGCTAGAAAAGGCGCGCTCGGGATCGACAAACCCGACCTTATCGAACTGTTCCAACACCCGCGTTCTGGCTTCGCGCGCGCCCATGTCGCGGTGAATGCGCAGCACCTCTGCCACCTGATGTCCCAACCGGTGTAGCGGTGACAGGGACCGCATCGGTTCCTGAAAGATCATCGCAATCCGGTTGCCACGAATGGCGCGCATCTGGCGTTCGGGGCAGCCAAGCAAATCCACCGGCTGTTCGCGACCTGCAAAGGTCACCGAACCGCCTCTGATCTGCGCTGCCGCAGGCAGAATGCGCAGGGCTGTGCGGCAGGTCAGCGTCTTGCCCGACCCGCTTTCCCCGACCAAAGCCAAAGTCTCTCCTGCGGATACTGAAAAGCTGACGTCGTTTACAACGGGCGGTGCATCACCGAACCCGATCGTAAGCGCATCTACATCCAGCAAAGAGGTCATTTGGGTCCTAACGAGGTGTTACAGCTTCAGGATTCGGAGTGAAGCCGATTTGCGGCGACCCGTCCAGCAAGGAAACCCTCACGCGGTTGTGCCCGTACGGCACTGGCTCCGGTCGGTGCATTCAGGTTACACAAGGGGCGGAACGGCGTATTTTGCGCCTCTTTCAAACCAAAGGAACCTGCCATGAGCCGTCTTGATCACTTTATTAACCGAATGGTGTCGCAACGGGCCTGTTTGGATCACGCCATTGCGCAGACTGCTACATTGGGCGGGCCGGTATTTGAACTGGGCCTTGGCAACGGACGTACTTATCACCACATGGCCGAAAACATGCCGGATCGGGCCATCTATGTTTTCGAGCGCGCCGTCGCGTCGCACCCGCAAAGCACGCCACCCGATGACATGCTGATCCTTGGTGATGTCCATGACACGCTGGTGCAGGCCCTTGAGCGGTTCGGTTCGACAGCATCTTTAATCCATGCTGATTTGGGCGGGCACAACCCGGCCAAAAATGACGCCTTTGCGAAAGCGATTTCACCGCTTGTCGAGCCGCTATTGGCCAAGGGCGGTCTGATGGTTGCCAGCGACCGGATGTATTTCGACGGGCTGACCGAACAGGCGTTGCCATCCGATGCTGTTCCCAACAGTTGCTTCATCTACGGCTAAAACGACGTAACGACCTAAACGATCAAGACCTCTTGCAGGAATCGCAAGGGGTCTTTACGTCTTGGCGTAAGAATTGAAATGCAGTTTTACTATGTGAAACAAGTGGAGCATGTCAGTGCAGAAGGCCAGACAAACAGGACCGAAACGGACAGAGGGGGCAGCGCAATGAATGCGCAAACCACCGACCGTAAATTCGCCAATACGCTGGGGCGGGGGCTTGGGATTCTGCGGGCTTTTCACGCAAGCGATAATGGCCTGACCCATGCCGAAATTGCTGCCCGTACCGGCCTGCCCAAACCGACGATTTCACGGCTGACCTATACGCTATGCGAACTTGGATATCTGGCACATGGCGGGCGCAACGAACGGTTCCGGCTGGGGCCGGCGGCGGTTGCACTGGGGTCGGTTGCCTCCCTTTCCAACAGCTTTGTGGATCTTGCGTCCGACACCATGCAACGCCTCGCGGACGAGACCCGCACACTGGCCCTGATCGCGGTGCGTGATGGCGCGCGGATGTTGTTGGTCAAAACGTGGCGGCCCAGTGGTGCGGCGACGATCTGGCTTGATCCCGGACAGCGCATTCCGGTCTACGGATCGTCATCGGGTCTGGCGGTGTTGGCTTCGCTGGATACCACCAAATTCGCGGAAATTGATGACGCGGGCGAAATGGCGCAATTCCGGCAGGAGGGTTATGACCAGCTGATCGGGCAGGGCTTTGCAATGGCACCTGCGCCGACACGTTACGCCAGCACGGTAAACGCGGTCAGCGTTCCCTATTACGCAACAGAATTCGGCGAGGCCGTCGCCTTTACCTGCGGTGCCTTGCCAAGGGATCTGCCCGATGAGCGGATGGTCGCAGAAGTCGGCCCCGCCCTCAGGGACGCTGTGCGCCGTTTAGAACACAGAACCGGACATGCGCCTGCACTGGCCCGTCGCGGATGAACACTCAGGAGAATATGATGACCGATAAGATCGCCTATACCCGACATGACGACGTGGCTGTGCTGCGCATCCAGAACCCGCCGGTAAATGCCCTGTCCCAAGCGGTGCGCCAAGGCCTGTGGGACGCGATGGACCGTGCCGAGGCAGACGAAGGCGTGCGCGCAGTGCTGATCGTGGGCGAGGGGCGGGCGTTCATCGCCGGTGCCGATATTACAGAATTCGGCAAGCCACCGATGGAGCCGAACCTGCCGGCCCTCTGTACCCGGATCGAAGCATCGCCCTTGCTGGTGGTTGCCTCCATGCACGGTGTCTCTCTGGGTGGCGGTTTGGAAATCGCGCTGGGCGCGCATTACCGCATTGCGCAACCGAGCGCCCGCATCGGCCTGCCCGAAGTGCATCTGGGGCTGATCCCCGGTGCGGGGGGCACCCAGCGTTTGCCACGTCTGGCAGGGGTCGAGAAATCGCTTGATATGATCACCAGCGGCCGTCAGGTGAAAGCCGCCGAAGCGCTCGATATGGGCGTGGTGGACCGCGTCGCCGAAGGCGATCCCGAAGCGGTTGGTCTGTCATATGTAAGCGATTTGCTGGCCGAGGGTGCGGCGCGCCGTCCCGTGAGCGAACTGCCCGCAGCGCCCGCAATTGACTGGGATGCCACCTATGATGCGGTGCTGCAAAAAGGCCGCGGCCAGATCAGCCCCGCCACAGCCGTTCGCGCCGTGCAAGCCGCCAGCGAGTTGTCCTTTGCCGAAGGTATGGCCAAGGAGCGTGATCTGTTTGTTGAATTGATGGGCACTGACCAACGTCAGGGCATGATCCACGCGTTCTTTTCTGAGCGCGCGGTGGGCAACCTGCCCGAGTTGAAGGGCGTTACGCCCCGAGACCTGAAAGCCATTGGCGTGATTGGTGGCGGTACAATGGGCGCAGGCATTGCGACGGCAGCGCTGCTGTCGGGGTTTGATGTTGTGCTGATCGAAATGACGGTCGAGGCCGCCGAGGCCGCCCATGGCCGGATCAGCGGCAACCTTTCCGGCGCTTTGAAGCGCGGCAAGATCAGTCAGGAAAAGTTCGACACGCTGACCCAAAAGGCGCTGACCGTGTCGACAGATTACGACAGTCTGAAAGACGTCGATCTGGTGGTTGAAGCCGTGTTCGAAAACATGGAGGTCAAGAAAGAGGTCTTTGGCAAGCTCGACGCGGTCTGCAAGGCTGGTTGCATTCTGGCCTCCAACACCTCGTACCTTGATGTTGACGAAATCGCTGCTGCGACATCGCGGCCTGCGGATGTGATCGGGCTGCACTTCTTCTCTCCGGCGCATATCATGAAACTGCTCGAAGTGGTTGTGGCCGAACAAACCGCCCCCGATGTGGTGGCGACCGGTTTTGCACTGGGCAAGGCACTTGGAAAAATCTCTGTGCGCGCGGGCGTGTGTGACGGGTTCATCGGCAACCGCATTCTCGCGACCTACCGTACGGCTGCGGATCATATGGTGCTGGACGGCGCGTCGCCTTACCAGATCGACAAAGCCTTGGTCGATTTCGGTTTCGCTATGGGGCCGTTCGCTGTCGCCGATCTTGCCGGTCTTGATATCGGCTGGATGACACGCAAACGCAAAGCGCCCGATCGCCATCCGGCAGAACGCGTCCCCACCTATATCGACCGCCTGTGCGAAGAGGGCCATTTCGGCCAGAAAACCGGCGAGGGGTATTACCTTTACGAAGCGGGCAAACGCGCAGGTGTGCCGAACCCCAAGATCAGCGAACTGGTTGCCGCCGAACAAGCCGAGCTTGGAATTACGCCACGTCCCTTCACCGATGAAGAGATTGTGCGCCGCTACATGTGTGCCATGGTGAATGAAGCCGCGAAAGTCGTCGGCGAAGGCATCGCCCGCCGTCCGCTGGACGTCGATATGACGCTGCTCTTCGGTTACGGATTTCCGCGCTATTGGGGGGGGCCAATGAAGTGGGCCGATATTGTCGGGCTGGACACTGTTCTGGCCGATATCGAAGCCTATGCGTCCGAGGATGCCTGGTTCTGGCAACCTGCCCCGTTGTTGAAAAAACTCGTGGCCGAAGGCCGCACATTTGATGATCTGAACAAGGACGCCGCAAAATGAAACAAGCTGTAATTGTCTCCACCGCCCGCACGGGGCTGGCCAAATCTTTTCGCGGGTCGTTCAACATGACCCATGGTGCCGCGATGGGCGGACATGCTGTTCAACACGCCGTTGAACGCGCCGGTATTGACCCGTCCCAGATCGAAGATGTGGTCATGGGCTGTGCCAACCCCGAAGGCGCGACCGGCGGCAATATCGCCCGCCAGATCGCCCTGCGCGCGGGTCTGCCGATCACCGCGGCGGGTGTCACGGTCAACCGGTTCTGTTCCTCGGGTTTGCAAACGGTTGCAATGGCCGCCAACGCCATCACCCAAGAGGGCGCTGGCCCGATGGTTGCCGGTGGCGTCGAGAGTATTTCGATGGTCGCGCCCCACTCCAAGTCGGTCAAGGATGCATGGTTGGAGGAGCACAAGCCCGCCATCTACATGACCATGATCGAAACGGCAGATATTGTCGCCGAGCGTTATGGCCTGAGCCGTGAATATCAGGATGAATTCGGCCTGCGCAGCCAGCAGCGGATTGCCGCGGCCCAAGCTGCCGGCAAATTCGACGACGAAATCGTGCCGATGAAAACCACAATGGGTGTGCAGGACAAAGAGACCAAGGAAATCTCGTATCACGAGGTTACGGTCGACAAGGATGAATGCAATCGCCCCAGCACAACGCTTGAAGGTCTGGCGGGTCTGAAGCCCGTGCGCGAAGGTGGTTTTGTGACGGCAGGCAACGCCAGCCAACTGTCAGACGGGGCCGCCGCCGTGGTGGTAATGGACAGCAAACAAGCGGAAAAACAGGGGCTTGAGCCGCTGGGCGCTTTCAAAGGGTTTGCTGTTGCCGGTTGTGAACCCGACGAAATGGGCATCGGCCCGATCTACGCTGTGCCGCGTTTGCTGGAACGTCACGGGCTGAAAATCGACGACATCGACCTGTGGGAGTTGAACGAGGCATTCGCGTCACAATGCCTCTATTCCCGCGATACATTGGGCATCGACCCCGAGAAATACAACGTCAACGGCGGCTCAATCGCGATCGGGCACCCATTCGGCATGACCGGCGCACGCTGCACCGGCCACTTGCTGCTGGAAGGCAAACGGCGCGGCGCGAAACTGGGTGTCGTGACCATGTGTATTGGCGGCGGCATGGGTGCTGCCGGCCTGTTCGAAATTTACTAAAGCCGCTTTCGTACGTTTCTGAACACCAGCTTCGCAAGACGCATTCGCCCCCTGTCA is part of the Sulfitobacter geojensis genome and harbors:
- a CDS encoding IclR family transcriptional regulator, which translates into the protein MNAQTTDRKFANTLGRGLGILRAFHASDNGLTHAEIAARTGLPKPTISRLTYTLCELGYLAHGGRNERFRLGPAAVALGSVASLSNSFVDLASDTMQRLADETRTLALIAVRDGARMLLVKTWRPSGAATIWLDPGQRIPVYGSSSGLAVLASLDTTKFAEIDDAGEMAQFRQEGYDQLIGQGFAMAPAPTRYASTVNAVSVPYYATEFGEAVAFTCGALPRDLPDERMVAEVGPALRDAVRRLEHRTGHAPALARRG
- a CDS encoding acetyl-CoA C-acyltransferase, which translates into the protein MKQAVIVSTARTGLAKSFRGSFNMTHGAAMGGHAVQHAVERAGIDPSQIEDVVMGCANPEGATGGNIARQIALRAGLPITAAGVTVNRFCSSGLQTVAMAANAITQEGAGPMVAGGVESISMVAPHSKSVKDAWLEEHKPAIYMTMIETADIVAERYGLSREYQDEFGLRSQQRIAAAQAAGKFDDEIVPMKTTMGVQDKETKEISYHEVTVDKDECNRPSTTLEGLAGLKPVREGGFVTAGNASQLSDGAAAVVVMDSKQAEKQGLEPLGAFKGFAVAGCEPDEMGIGPIYAVPRLLERHGLKIDDIDLWELNEAFASQCLYSRDTLGIDPEKYNVNGGSIAIGHPFGMTGARCTGHLLLEGKRRGAKLGVVTMCIGGGMGAAGLFEIY
- a CDS encoding 3-hydroxyacyl-CoA dehydrogenase NAD-binding domain-containing protein → MTDKIAYTRHDDVAVLRIQNPPVNALSQAVRQGLWDAMDRAEADEGVRAVLIVGEGRAFIAGADITEFGKPPMEPNLPALCTRIEASPLLVVASMHGVSLGGGLEIALGAHYRIAQPSARIGLPEVHLGLIPGAGGTQRLPRLAGVEKSLDMITSGRQVKAAEALDMGVVDRVAEGDPEAVGLSYVSDLLAEGAARRPVSELPAAPAIDWDATYDAVLQKGRGQISPATAVRAVQAASELSFAEGMAKERDLFVELMGTDQRQGMIHAFFSERAVGNLPELKGVTPRDLKAIGVIGGGTMGAGIATAALLSGFDVVLIEMTVEAAEAAHGRISGNLSGALKRGKISQEKFDTLTQKALTVSTDYDSLKDVDLVVEAVFENMEVKKEVFGKLDAVCKAGCILASNTSYLDVDEIAAATSRPADVIGLHFFSPAHIMKLLEVVVAEQTAPDVVATGFALGKALGKISVRAGVCDGFIGNRILATYRTAADHMVLDGASPYQIDKALVDFGFAMGPFAVADLAGLDIGWMTRKRKAPDRHPAERVPTYIDRLCEEGHFGQKTGEGYYLYEAGKRAGVPNPKISELVAAEQAELGITPRPFTDEEIVRRYMCAMVNEAAKVVGEGIARRPLDVDMTLLFGYGFPRYWGGPMKWADIVGLDTVLADIEAYASEDAWFWQPAPLLKKLVAEGRTFDDLNKDAAK
- a CDS encoding class I SAM-dependent methyltransferase, with amino-acid sequence MSRLDHFINRMVSQRACLDHAIAQTATLGGPVFELGLGNGRTYHHMAENMPDRAIYVFERAVASHPQSTPPDDMLILGDVHDTLVQALERFGSTASLIHADLGGHNPAKNDAFAKAISPLVEPLLAKGGLMVASDRMYFDGLTEQALPSDAVPNSCFIYG